A part of Solenopsis invicta isolate M01_SB chromosome 2, UNIL_Sinv_3.0, whole genome shotgun sequence genomic DNA contains:
- the LOC120356923 gene encoding uncharacterized protein LOC120356923, whose protein sequence is MRVTSFKNFLNNIKEQFPNDEIVDVATCEEIEQRLIRHTNILLEFERIQGSIDELTEDLKETIEAREKFESEYYMVLKYANNLLRRGQSTKVVPLQGQANEQRGIQQENSTIAHNFEHLSLQNNQTLAVQSSSTQGLRINQTNIPGVKLPIIELPKFKGDLSDWLKFRDTYKSIIHDNPNISNIQKFHYLMSSLEGSATQVIDEYEYTEQNYEIVWEALHRRYNDPKLLIHNHIEAMFKSKPILNESSEQLNEIVDSITKHTRALKKLEEPTEYWDSLLIYLIVTKLDVDTAREWEEQRLKLAEKPKLEDLLKCLRARATLLQTIERKKGIIKTKKITPGKTSTLLTKKVSCAFCKGEHYIQNCSNFLKLSPQERSERVKQLRLCTNCLRKGHYSKECTFGACRKCNSKHNLLLHFEKGDQSEAKESTAATMCAANHAKVLNEPNVIIATALVGINNSNKFKEQNRALLDSCSQSNFISERLCKKLKLEKIPIDVQVMSLNQAGPKINYKCEVEIVSRTSGFRFKTVCLVIPKLVDDVMPNEVIPLNDVQIPSHLKLADPSFQTPGQVDLLLGAQWFWEILCVGQIKLSNNLIMQKRG, encoded by the coding sequence ATGCGAGTAacctcttttaaaaattttttaaataatataaaagagcAGTTTCCCAACGATGAAATAGTGGACGTCGCGACGTGCGAGGAAATAGAGCAGAGACTCATTAGGCATACGAACATTTTGTTAGAGTTCGAAAGGATCCAGGGCTCAATCGATGAGCTCACGGAAGATCttaaagaaactattgaagCACGCGAGAAATTCGAGTCAGAATATTACATGGTATTAAAATACGCAAACAATTTATTGCGTCGCGGTCAATCAACCAAGGTGGTCCCATTGCAAGGTCAAGCAAACGAGCAACGTGGTATACAACAAGAAAACAGTACGATTGCACATAATTTTGAGCATCTTTCGTTACAGAATAATCAAACGTTAGCTGTACAATCAAGCAGCACACAAGGTTTACGTATAAATCAGACTAATATACCGGGTGTTAAATTGCCAATCATAGAACTACCTAAATTCAAGGGCGATTTATCCGATTGGTTGAAATTTCGAGATACTTACAAATCTATCATTCATGATAATCCAAATATTagcaatattcaaaaatttcattatttaatgtcTTCATTAGAAGGTAGTGCGACTCAAGTAATTGATGAATATGAATATACAGAGCAGAATTACGAGATTGTTTGGGAAGCGTTGCATAGGCGTTACAACGATCCCAAATTGTTAATTCACAATCATATAGAAGCTATGTTCAAGTCAAAGCCGATTCTTAACGAATCGTCAGAGCAATTAAATGAAATAGTCGATAGTATCACAAAGCATACACGCGcattaaaaaagttagaagAACCCACGGAGTATTGGGACTCTTTACTCATTTATCTCATTGTTACAAAGTTAGACGTAGATACTGCTCGGGAATGGGAAGAGCAAAGGTTAAAATTAGCAGAGAAGCCTAAATTGGAGGATTTATTAAAATGCTTGCGTGCACGCGCTACGTTATTACAAAcgatagaaagaaaaaagggtataatcaaaacaaaaaagattacTCCAGGAAAAACTAGTACTCTTTTAACAAAAAAGGTTAGTTGTGCATTTTGCAAGGGAGAACATTACATTCAAAATTGCAGCAATTTCCTAAAATTATCACCACAAGAGAGATCTGAAAGGGTAAAACAATTAAGGTTATGTACTAATTGCCTCAGAAAGGGTCATTATTCAAAGGAGTGCACTTTCGGAGCGTGCCGAAAATGCAACAGTAAGCATAATTTGTTACTACATTTCGAAAAGGGAGACCAATCAGAGGCGAAGGAATCCACTGCAGCAACAATGTGTGCGGCAAATCACGCTAAGGTACTTAACGAACCTAATGTAATTATTGCAACGGCTTTAGTAGGCataaataatagcaataaatttaaGGAACAGAACAGAGCCTTATTAGATTCCTGTTCTCAAtccaattttatttcagaaaggTTGTGCAAGAAATTAAAACTGGAAAAGATTCCAATTGATGTACAAGTGATGTCATTGAATCAAGCCGGTCCCAAGATCAATTATAAATGCGAAGTAGAAATAGTTTCACGTACCAGCGGTTTCCGATTTAAAACGGTGTGTCTTGTCATACCAAAATTAGTAGATGATGTAATGCCAAATGAAGTAATTCCTTTGAACGACGTGCAGATTCCCTCGCATCTTAAGTTAGCCGATCCCTCTTTCCAGACGCCAGGGCAGGTAGACTTATTATTAGGCGCACAATGGTTTTGGGAAATACTCTGTGTAGGCCAAATCAAATTAAGCAACAATCTTATTATGCAAAAACGCGGTTAG